GCCAGTGCGACCAGGCGACCACCTCCGCGGCGTCTCCCGTGCGCGTGCTGGGCACCGACGGGACGGGCTTCGGCGCCGCGGTGAATCCCAGCGCGGAGAGCGTCTCGCGCTGGCCGTCCGTGAGCGGCGCGAGAGCGCGCTGCTCCTCGAAGTGCACGACAACCGGTTGCGGTCGCGTCTCGCCGACGGGCGGTGCATCGAAGCGCGCGGCGTCCACGAGCTCGCGCCACACCTGCTCCGAGGCGGCCACGACATCGACGATCTTGCGGTAGGCGGTGAACGGGCGCCCGGCGGTGAGCGCGGCGCCGAGCACGCTGCCGTCGGCATCCGTCCAGAGGAGTGTGCGGGGCGCCCAGAGTTCGCGCTCGACCTCCCACAGAGCGAGCCTGGCCTGAGGGAGCCCCGCGCGCAGCGACGAGGGGAGCTCGGCGCCGATGCGGGTCTCGATCGAGTGGCTGGTGTGGTCGTCGGCGTTCATCGCAGTCCTTCCGGGTGCCGGGGATCGTCGGGTGCACGCATGCTGTCGTGACGGGCCGCCGCCACGAGCATGCGGGTGTAATCGTGCTGCGGATCCCGCAGCACCCGCTCGGTGGCGCCGCGCTCGACGATCTCACCGCCGCGCATCACGACGACGCGGTCGGCGATGCGTCCCACCACGCCGAAATCGTGAGTGATGAAGAGGATCGCGAGCCCGAGCTCGTCGCGCAGCCGGGTGAGGAGGGCGAGGATCTGGGCTTGCACCGAGACGTCGAGGGCGGACACGCTCTCGTCGCAGATCAGCACCTCGGGGTTCGGGGCGAGGGCCCGCGCGATGGCGACGCGTTGCCGCTGGCCGCCCGACAGCTGCGAGGGGCGCCGGGTCGCGAAGCCGGGTTCGAGCTCGACGAGCTCGAGCAGCTCGGCCGCGGTGCGGTCGCGCCTGGATCCAGCGCGGACGGCCTCCTCGAGCGTCTGCCCGATCGTGAACGAGGGGTTGAGCGTGGAGTACGGATCCTGGAACACGATCTGGATCTCGTCGGGGCGCCGGCCTCGGCGCCCCGGAGGAAGCGGCCTGCCGCGCAGTGTCACCTCGCCGCTGTCGGGAATCTCGAGGCCCGCGATGGAGCGCGCGAGCGTCGACTTGCCCGAACCCGATTCGCCCACGATCGCGAGGACCTCGCCGGGCGCGACGTCGATGTCGGCGTTCGTCAGCGCCGATGTCGCGCCGAAGTACTTCGAGATGCCGGTCGCGGTGAGCACCGGCGCCGCGGAGAGCGATCGGGGCGGGGCCGCATCGCCGAGGGAGGGATTGGCAGCGATCAGGGCGCGCGTGTACTCGTGCTGCGGATCGCGGATCACCCGCTCGATCTCGCCGCGCTCGACGACCTCGCCGTCGCGCATGACCAGAATCCCGTCGGCGCGACCCTCGACCACCCCGAGGTCGTGGCTGATGAGGATCAGGCTCATGCTGCGGGTCTCCTGCAGGGAGCGCAGCAGATCGAGGACCTCCCCCTGCGTGCTCGCGTCGAGCGCCGTGGTCGGTTCGTCGGCGATGAGCAGCTCGGGTTCGGCCGCGAGTGCTGCCGCTACGGCGACGCGCTGCCGCATCCCGCCGGAGAGCTCCGAGGGGTACTGACGGGCGACGCGCGACGGCAGCTGCACCTCGGCGAGCCGCCGCTCGACCTCCGCGCGCAGACGCTCGCGATCGGGGGCGGCTCCTTCAGCCCTCAGCCGAGCTTCGACGGTCAGGGCGATCTGCTGCCCGCACCGCATCACTGGGCTGAGACTCGTGAAGGGATCCTGCAGCAGTAGGACCGCTCGACGCCCGCGCACCTGCCGCCAGGTGTCGGCGGACGCCGCGGCGACGTCGTAGTCGAAACCGTCTATGGCGACCCGCCCCGTCGCCCTGATCCCGCGCGGCAGCAGGCCCGTGATGGCACGCGCCGTCAGCGACTTGCCCGATCCCGATTCGCCGATGATGGCGAGCGTCTCGCCCGGCGCGACCTGCAGATCGAGTGGCGCCACGATTCGCCGGGTGGAGCTCGCCACCTCCAGCTCTGAGACGCGCACGCCCGAGCCCGCAGCCCCGTTCACTGGATCCCCCGTTCGCGCAGGCGGTCCCCGAGGTGGTCCCCGAGCACGTTGATCGCCATCGCGACCGCCACGATGAGGATCGCGGGGGCGACCATCATCGCGGGATTGTCTCCGACGATCCCGCGCCCGTCGGTGATCTGCCTGCCCCAGTCCGCGGTGCCGGGCGCGACCCCGATGCCCAGGAACGACAGGGACGAGAGCGTCACGAGCGCGATGGCGAGGTTGAGCATGAAATTGGTCATGATGAGGGGCCAGATGTTCGGCACGATGTGACGGTACATGATGCGCGCCGGCGAGAGCGACAGCATCTGGGCCGCCTCGACATAGGGGCGCGGCGCCTGCTCGATCACGCCGGCTCGGATGATGCGGATATCGGAGGGTGCGAAGAGCGCGATGAGCATCGCGACGGTCACCCAGTAGCCGGCGCCGAAGATTCCCGCGACCACGAGGGCGACCAGCATGACCGGCAGCGAGAGCAGGATGTCGACGAGGCGCCCCGTCGTCCAGTCGATCGGGCCGCGGAGGTACCCGGCGAGCGTGCCGATGAGGATCGCCGCGACCATCGATCCCGTGGCGATGACGAGCGGGCCGGCCAGCGCCGACCCCGTGCCGGCGAGCGTGAGGAGCAGCACGTCGCGGCCGAGCTCGTCGGTGCCGAGGAAGTGCCCCGGAGAGCCGGGCGGGAGCAGCGCGTCGAGGATGCTCTGCTTCGAGGCGGGTCCGGTCAGCAGTGGAGAGATCGCGGCCGTGGCGGCGGCGAGCATCAGCAGGACGGCGGAGAGGATCGTGCTCCAGCTACGGGGGCGTCGCGGCGTCGAGCGCACACTGTCGGTGAGGGAGATCTGCGGGGTGCGCATGCTCATGATGTCAGCTCCCGAGTGCGAACGCGCGGATCGAGCAGCAGGTAGCTCAGGTCGACGAGGATCGTGATCACCGCGATCGCGGCTGCGACGAGCAGGGTGATGGCCTGCACCACGGGGAAGTCCTTGAACAGCACGGCCTGCTGGAGCAGTTGCCCGATGCCCGGCAGCGCGAACACCGTCTCCACGATGATGGTGCCGCCGATGATGAACGTGAGGATGAGGCCCGCGCTCGTCACGATCGGGATGAGGGCGCTGCGGAGCGCGATTCGGCGGATCCGGTTCTCGGAGATGCCGCGGGACCTCGCGAAGACCACGGCGTCGCTCTCGAGTTCGCGCAGCACCGCTGCGCGGGTCATCCGCATGAGGATCGCGCCGATCCCCATCGCCAGCACCGCGGACGGCAGGATGAGGTGCCAGAGCCGATCGAGGCCGCCGGTGCCGGGGCCGTATGCGGGGAAGACGGGCACGAGGATCGCGAACAGCGTGATCGCGAGGATCGCGAGCGCGAAGCTGGGCGCCGAGAGCCCGAGCAGGGAGGCCGCGCTCGCCGCACGGTCGAGAGCGGTACCGCTGCGGGCAGCGCTGAGGATGCCGAGGGGGATCGCGGTGACGAGGGCGAACAGGAACGAGAGACCGATGAGGAGGCCGGTCACCTCGATGCGGCTCGCGATGACCTCGAGGACCGGCTGCTGCAGGCGTATCGACGTGCCGAAGTCGCCGCGCACGGCCGAGAGCAGCCAGTCGAGGTAGCGGGTGATGAACGGATCGTCGAGCCGGTACTGAGCGCTGATCGTCGCCACCGTCTCCGGGGAGACCGGGCGGTTGCCGAGCAGATTCTTCACGATGTCGCCAGGCGCGAGATAGAGCAGTGCGAAGGTCAGGAACGAGATCACGAGGAGGATGACGAGCACGCTCGCGATCCTGAGGGCCAGCATGCCGGCGAGGCGCTCGCCCGGCCTGCGCCGCCGTCTGATCCGATCGGTCACAACACCACCTTTCCGACTCCGGGGCGGCGAGGCGCCCCGAACCCCTCTGTCCTCGTCTACTCGGCTTCGGCTGCGAAGAGCTGCGCCCCCCAGACACCGGTGAAGGTGAAGGGGCTGTAGTCGCGCACGCCGATCTCATTGGAGAAGGCCGTCACCGACTTGCCCCACCAGATCGGGGCGTTGACGACCTCCTCCGCGTTCAGCGTCTCGAGTTCGAGCAGCTTCTCGGCACGTTCGACGGGGTCGGTGAGCGCGTTGGCCTCGGAGATGAGAGTCGCGGCCTCGTCGCTGTCGAAACCGTTCGGGTTGGCGGGGCCGACGAGATAGCTGTTCACCTCGGCCGGGTCGCCGGTGGTCGAGAAGTACCACATGAATCCGAGGCCGTGCTCCCCGTCCCCGATCGTCGCGAGCCACTCCTCGATCGGTACTTCTCGCACCGAGACGTCGATCCCGATCTCCCCGAGATTCTCGGCGATCGCCTGTGCGGCGATGCCGATCTGGGGGCCGGTGTTCGGGTAGGTGAGCTCGGTCTCGAGGCCCTCGGCCTCGGTTCCCGAGATGAGCTTCTTCGCGGCTTCGAGATCGAACTCGTGCTGCGGGATGCTCGCGAGGGCCTCCCGCGCCGCGTCGCCGTCGTAGGCCGCGACGAGCGACTCGGGGGTCATGATCGCGGAGGCCGGCTCGCCGTAGCCGCGCAACAGCTTCTCGGCGATGACGTCTCGGTCGATGCTCTGCGCGATCGCGGTGCGCACGTCGATGTCGTCGAAGGGCTCCACATTCTGATCGAACAGCAGACCGAGGTAGGAGAGGTCGTTCATCGACTCGACGCGCATGTCGTCGAGCTTGAGCCACTCGTCGGCCTGGTTGATCGGCACGTTGAACGCGATGTCGATGTCGCCTCCCTGCGCCGCGGCCAGGCGGGTGCTGGCGTCAGGGATGAAGTTGACACGGATCGACTTCGCCTTGGGGATGCCGCCCCACCACGTGTCCACGCGCTCGAGCAGCACGTGGGAGTCGGGCTGGAACTCGGTCACCCGGTAGGGGCCGGTGCCCATGAGCAGGGAACTGCTCGTGCCGATGCTGCCCTCGTGCTGCTCCCAGAAGGCCTGCTGCGTGACGACCAGGGCCCCGCGTTCGACAGGTTCACCAGGAAAGTCGCGTCCGGCGTCTGCGTGCTGATCGTGATCTCGTTGTCGCCGGTCTGCTGAACGGAGTCGATGTTCGCGAGGTAGAACGAGATGCCGGGTGAGGCTTCCGCGTCCTGGGCGCGCTCGATGCTGAAGATGACGTCCGCCGGAGTGACGGGGTCGCCGTTCTGGAACTTGGCGTCCTCGCGGAGGGTGAAGACGTAGGTGAGCTCGTCGGGGGTCTCCCAGGTCTCGGCGAGCGCAGGCACGATCTGACCGTCGGCGTCCTGCCCGACGAGACCCTCCTGAACCGTCGCAGCGAGGTTGTAGTTGAGGATGCCGCTCTCCTGGCCGATGTAGAGATTCGCGAGTGAGCCGGGGAAGGCCACGGTGACCTGGTCGATCTCCTCGCCGGTATCGACGAGCGTGACATCGGGGGACTCCGAGGGCTGTGCATCGCCGCCGGCGCAGCCGACGAGTGCGAGCGAGGCGGCGAGTGCGGCTGCGGCGCCCAGCAGGAGCTTCTTCCGGAACCGGGGAGTGGTGATCTGCATGGGTCGCTCCTTCGCGTGTTCTGCGGTGACGGCCTGCAGCTCGGCGCGCGGCGGAGCGGGCGTCGCAGAGAGCCGTCTCAGGACCGCTGCTCGAGCCGCGGCCGTTGCCGCAAGCGTAGTACAGCCGGGGCGGGGAAGAACGGCTCTGTTACGGAGTGCTGCAGCGGCGATCCCCATGATCGGCGCCGGGGATCCCGGCCGGAGCCCGGGGTCCTCGCGCGAGGGAAGGGATCCCGGCGCGGCGCCGGCTCCGGAGACCGCATTGGACAGGGGCGCTTCTGCTCTCATCGCCCCCCAATGAAAACGCAGAGCACCCCAGCCGAATCGAACAGCTGCGACGTTCCCGCGCCGCATACGATGAGCTGGACACCGCGGCTGAGCGCCGCGCGGTGCACACTCGGAAGGGAACGGAGAGCGCATGCCGTTCACGGCGGACCAGCATGAGGAGACGATCCTCGGGGATATCGGCCGCTCGCTCGCTGAGATGGAGTTCGAGCATCCGCCGGCCGTCACGGCTGCGCTCCGAACCGCACTCGAACTGGGCCCCGTGGGGTACCTGGGCGACGAGGAGATCCTGCGGATGCAGGGCGCGGTGGGCGATTGGCTCGCCGCCTCGTACGGGTGGCGCCCGGCGGCCGAGACGATCCGCCCCGTTCCGGACCTGGTCACCGGGTTCCGCGCGATCCTCACCCACTTCGTTCCCGAGGGCGTGCCCGTCATCGTGCCCACGCCGGGATACATGCCGTTCCTCTCGGTGCCGCAGAGCATCAACCGCCCCGCGATCGAAGTGCCGATGATCGAGGACGGCGCGCACTGGCGATACGACTTCGCCGGGATCCGCGCGGCGTTCGCCGGCGGAGCCCGACTTCTCGTGCTCTGCAATCCTCACAATCCGATCGGCAAAGTCGCTGCGGAGGAGGACCTGCGCGAGATCGAGTGCATCGTCGCCGAGTTCGACGGGCTCGTGTTCGCCGACGAGATACACGCCCCCCTCGTGCTCGGGGAGCGGCCCCACGTCGTCTACGCGGCTCGCTCGCATCGCGCCGCCGCGCACACGATCACGGCGACCTCGGCGTCGAAGGCGTTCAACATCCCGGGCACCAAGTGCGGCCAGCTCGTGTTCACGAATCCCGATCATCTGCGGCACTGGCGGCGCGTGGCGCACTGGCACGAGCACGCCACCTCGGTGCTCGGCGTGATCGCCACCGAGGCCGCCTATGCCGGGGGACGCGCGTGGCTCGACGAGATCGTCGAGGATCTGCGCGAGACGCTGCGGGAGGCGGTGGCCGCGCTGCACGCGTCCGCAGAACGGACCGGCATCAGGGTGATCGCACCCGAGGCCACCTACCTGCTCTGGCTCGACCTGCGAGACAGCGGATTGCTGCGCGACGACGTCTCGGCCGCTCGCGCCGTGTACGACGCCACCCGGATCCGCGTGACGGACGGAGCGGACTGCGGCAGCGCCGGAGCAGGATTCGTGCGGTTCAATGCGGCGCTTCCGCGTCCCCGTGTGCGCGCCGCGATGGAACGTCTCATCGGGGCCGCGGAGGCGGCGCGGGCGGCGGAGGCGGACGGGCCCGGCCATGGAGCCGCCGGATTGCACGGGGTAGGCTGACAACCGTGGAGCGGAGCGAGGCGGGAGCGGAGCACGTGGAGCGGACGCGGGTCGCCCCGTACCTGCCTGAAGTCGGGGCCGTGACGGTGTTCTCAGCGGTGTGGTGCGGCCACTGCTCCAGGCTGAAGGCCGCACTCTCGCGCACGGGGGTGCCGTTCCGAGAGGTGCTCATCGAGGAGGATCCGGAGGCGGAACGCATCGCGATCGAGGCCAACGGAGGCGACTGGCTCATCCCCACGCTGCTCTTCTCGGACGGCTCCGCGCTGGTGAACCCGGCGCCCGCGGAGGTGGTCGCGCACCTCGCGCTTCTCGAGGACGGCGTGTGACATGGAGGGGATCGTCTCGGCTCGGGACCGGTCGGCCCGCAGCGCGCACCGGGGGTCCGCATGAGCTCGGAGATCGATCCCCGAGCGTTGATGTCCTTCCGTGCGGTGGCCGAGCACGGGTCGTTCGCGGGTGCTGCGCGGGCTCTCGGCTGGACCCAGCCCGCCCTCAGCGGGCAGGTGAGCCGGCTCGAGGAGAGCCTGCGGGTCGCGCTGGTCATCCGCACGGTGAAGGGGATCCAGCTGACCGAGGCGGGGAAGCGGCTGCTGCACCACGCCGAGATCATCGACGGGCACCTCGCGCGGGCCGCGCGCGAGGTCGAGGATCTCATCGACGGCGGTACGCGCACCGTTCGCGTCGTCGCGTTCCCCTCAGCGTGCACGAGCATCGTCGCGCCCGCGATGTCCGAGCTCAGCGCTCGTCCGGGCAGTGGAGAGGTATCGCTCGAACTCGAGCAGCAGGAGCCGTGCGCGGTGCCCGAGCTGCTCCGGCGCGGGGCGGCGGACATCGCGCTCGTGTTCCGGTACGACGAGGAGGAGCCGATCGACCGATACGGCGAGTTCGATGCGCTGTCGGCCGGCTGGGATCCGCTTCAGCTCATCGTGTCGCAGCGGCGAGGCTCTGGTGCCGCGCACGCTTCTCGTCGTCTTGCCGCGCACTCCCGCGACAAGTGGGTGGCCGGATGCCCGAGCTGCCGCCAGCATTTCCTGCGGATCGCGGAACGGGAGGGGGTCGCCCCGGACATCAGGCACGCCACCGACGACTACATGGTGGTGCAGGAGCTGGTCGCTCGTGACATGGGGGTCTCGGTGGTGCCGCGGCTCAGTCTCATCAGCTATCGGCACCCGGGCATACGGGCCTACGGGCTCGGTGAGCGGGACGGGAGGCAGCTCACCATTCTGATGGCCAAGGGAGAGAGCCGCGCCGAGGTGCTCGACGTCGTCGACTCCCTTCGGTGGGCCGCCGGGCGAGTGCTCGACCCGGTGCTGGGGGACGACGACGCCGGAGGGTGAGGGGCCCCGCTGCCCGGGGCGCCGGGGTCGGTGCGCGCGATGCAGCGCGGCGCGGCTTCTCACGATTCGGTGAACGGTGCTGCAGAACCGGATGAAATGGGGTTATCGTGAGGCATGGACAAGAAAAGGGTTTCTGAGACCGGCATTCGGGTGGAGATCCCGCAGGGCACCGACGAAGCCGTCGCCGTCGACGAGCTCGTCGACGACTTCCTGCACGGCGATGTCCGAGGCGCGCTGCACGCGCTCCACGAGCCCCACGAGGC
The genomic region above belongs to Leucobacter muris and contains:
- a CDS encoding LysR family transcriptional regulator; protein product: MSFRAVAEHGSFAGAARALGWTQPALSGQVSRLEESLRVALVIRTVKGIQLTEAGKRLLHHAEIIDGHLARAAREVEDLIDGGTRTVRVVAFPSACTSIVAPAMSELSARPGSGEVSLELEQQEPCAVPELLRRGAADIALVFRYDEEEPIDRYGEFDALSAGWDPLQLIVSQRRGSGAAHASRRLAAHSRDKWVAGCPSCRQHFLRIAEREGVAPDIRHATDDYMVVQELVARDMGVSVVPRLSLISYRHPGIRAYGLGERDGRQLTILMAKGESRAEVLDVVDSLRWAAGRVLDPVLGDDDAGG
- a CDS encoding ABC transporter permease, translated to MSMRTPQISLTDSVRSTPRRPRSWSTILSAVLLMLAAATAAISPLLTGPASKQSILDALLPPGSPGHFLGTDELGRDVLLLTLAGTGSALAGPLVIATGSMVAAILIGTLAGYLRGPIDWTTGRLVDILLSLPVMLVALVVAGIFGAGYWVTVAMLIALFAPSDIRIIRAGVIEQAPRPYVEAAQMLSLSPARIMYRHIVPNIWPLIMTNFMLNLAIALVTLSSLSFLGIGVAPGTADWGRQITDGRGIVGDNPAMMVAPAILIVAVAMAINVLGDHLGDRLRERGIQ
- a CDS encoding ABC transporter substrate-binding protein, with amino-acid sequence MGTGPYRVTEFQPDSHVLLERVDTWWGGIPKAKSIRVNFIPDASTRLAAAQGGDIDIAFNVPINQADEWLKLDDMRVESMNDLSYLGLLFDQNVEPFDDIDVRTAIAQSIDRDVIAEKLLRGYGEPASAIMTPESLVAAYDGDAAREALASIPQHEFDLEAAKKLISGTEAEGLETELTYPNTGPQIGIAAQAIAENLGEIGIDVSVREVPIEEWLATIGDGEHGLGFMWYFSTTGDPAEVNSYLVGPANPNGFDSDEAATLISEANALTDPVERAEKLLELETLNAEEVVNAPIWWGKSVTAFSNEIGVRDYSPFTFTGVWGAQLFAAEAE
- a CDS encoding MalY/PatB family protein, which codes for MPFTADQHEETILGDIGRSLAEMEFEHPPAVTAALRTALELGPVGYLGDEEILRMQGAVGDWLAASYGWRPAAETIRPVPDLVTGFRAILTHFVPEGVPVIVPTPGYMPFLSVPQSINRPAIEVPMIEDGAHWRYDFAGIRAAFAGGARLLVLCNPHNPIGKVAAEEDLREIECIVAEFDGLVFADEIHAPLVLGERPHVVYAARSHRAAAHTITATSASKAFNIPGTKCGQLVFTNPDHLRHWRRVAHWHEHATSVLGVIATEAAYAGGRAWLDEIVEDLRETLREAVAALHASAERTGIRVIAPEATYLLWLDLRDSGLLRDDVSAARAVYDATRIRVTDGADCGSAGAGFVRFNAALPRPRVRAAMERLIGAAEAARAAEADGPGHGAAGLHGVG
- a CDS encoding ABC transporter substrate-binding protein translates to MQITTPRFRKKLLLGAAAALAASLALVGCAGGDAQPSESPDVTLVDTGEEIDQVTVAFPGSLANLYIGQESGILNYNLAATVQEGLVGQDADGQIVPALAETWETPDELTYVFTLREDAKFQNGDPVTPADVIFSIERAQDAEASPGISFYLANIDSVQQTGDNEITISTQTPDATFLVNLSNAGPWSSRSRPSGSSTRAASARAVPCSWAPAPTG
- a CDS encoding glutaredoxin domain-containing protein, whose protein sequence is MERSEAGAEHVERTRVAPYLPEVGAVTVFSAVWCGHCSRLKAALSRTGVPFREVLIEEDPEAERIAIEANGGDWLIPTLLFSDGSALVNPAPAEVVAHLALLEDGV
- a CDS encoding ATP-binding cassette domain-containing protein — its product is MNGAAGSGVRVSELEVASSTRRIVAPLDLQVAPGETLAIIGESGSGKSLTARAITGLLPRGIRATGRVAIDGFDYDVAAASADTWRQVRGRRAVLLLQDPFTSLSPVMRCGQQIALTVEARLRAEGAAPDRERLRAEVERRLAEVQLPSRVARQYPSELSGGMRQRVAVAAALAAEPELLIADEPTTALDASTQGEVLDLLRSLQETRSMSLILISHDLGVVEGRADGILVMRDGEVVERGEIERVIRDPQHEYTRALIAANPSLGDAAPPRSLSAAPVLTATGISKYFGATSALTNADIDVAPGEVLAIVGESGSGKSTLARSIAGLEIPDSGEVTLRGRPLPPGRRGRRPDEIQIVFQDPYSTLNPSFTIGQTLEEAVRAGSRRDRTAAELLELVELEPGFATRRPSQLSGGQRQRVAIARALAPNPEVLICDESVSALDVSVQAQILALLTRLRDELGLAILFITHDFGVVGRIADRVVVMRGGEIVERGATERVLRDPQHDYTRMLVAAARHDSMRAPDDPRHPEGLR
- a CDS encoding ABC transporter permease — protein: MTDRIRRRRRPGERLAGMLALRIASVLVILLVISFLTFALLYLAPGDIVKNLLGNRPVSPETVATISAQYRLDDPFITRYLDWLLSAVRGDFGTSIRLQQPVLEVIASRIEVTGLLIGLSFLFALVTAIPLGILSAARSGTALDRAASAASLLGLSAPSFALAILAITLFAILVPVFPAYGPGTGGLDRLWHLILPSAVLAMGIGAILMRMTRAAVLRELESDAVVFARSRGISENRIRRIALRSALIPIVTSAGLILTFIIGGTIIVETVFALPGIGQLLQQAVLFKDFPVVQAITLLVAAAIAVITILVDLSYLLLDPRVRTRELTS